TATCGAGATTCAGCCCGTGTGCCATCGTGAGCATGGCGCGCACTACGGTGGCATCTTCGCTGTCCGCCCGCAGGCTGTTGATAAAGTTGCGATCGATTTTCAGCTCGCTGGCCGCCAGATGTTTCAGCTGGAGTAAGTTAGCATAGCCGATACCAAAATTATCGATGGCAATACGCACGCCGAGGCTGGCCAGCGCGGCGATAATCTGCTGACTGAAGGCGGGATCGCGCATGGTTACCGACTCGGCGATCTCCAGCGTCAGCGAACCGGCGGGCAGCTGATGGCGCGCCAGCGCATCGCGCACCGTATTCAGCAGATCGTGCTGCTGAAACTGCAGCGCCGACAGGTTTACCGCCACGCTCCATTCCGGATGCCCCCCGGTGTGCCACTGTCGCAGCTGGCGGCACGCTTCGTTGATTACCCAGTTACCGATCGAGACGATCAGCCCGGTTTTCTCGGCGCGGGCGAGAAATTTCTCCGGCGTCAGCAGGCCGCGCGTCGGATGCTGCCAGCGTAACAGCGCTTCAAAGCCCAGCGGCTGTTGATTGCCGGTGGAGAACTGCGGCTGATAAAACAGCCGCAGCTCCTGACGATCCAGCGCCGCCCAGAGATCGGTGGCCAGCTGTAGCTGATGCTGCGTCAGAGTGTGCATCGCCGGTTCAAAAAAGTGCCAGCCGTTGCGGCCACTCTGCTTGGTGTGATACATCGCCGCGTCGGCGTTGAGCATTAAGATTTTGCGCGTTCTGCCATGCTCCGGGAACAGCGCGATGCCCACGCTCAGCGAGACGCGCAGCTGGTAGCGCGCCAGGTCGAACGGCGCGTCGATCGCCTTCACCAGCGTGCCCGCCACCTGCCCCGCCTGCGCGCGATTCGCCTCGTTGAGCATCACCACAAACTCATCGCCGCCCAGCCGCGCCAGCATCGCCGTCTCCGGCAAGTTATCATTCAGCCGTTCCGCTACCGCCCGCAGCAGCCGATCGCCAATATGGTGTCCCCAGGCGTCGTTGACCGCCTTGAAGCCGTCGAGATCCATGAACATCAGCGCCAGCGGGTGATCTTCCCGACTGGCGCGCCGCAGGCTACGATCGAGCTGCTGTTCCAGCATGATGCGGTTGGGCAGGCCGGTCAGCCCATCCCGCATCGCCAGCTGCTTCAGTTCACGATTGGCGCGGGTTAGCCGGTACGCCAGCTTTGCCGCCTGCAGCTGGGCATCCAGCATGGAGGCGAGCAGCGTCAGGCCGAGAATAGAGAGCGTGATGATGGTGACCCATACCGCCAGGCCCTGCGCGCTGAATCCCTGATGATCGATCATGCTGTGTGTGGAGAAATGGGCGGCGGCCATGCCGATGTAGTGCATACCGGCGACGGCAATGCCCATCACCAGCGCCGCACCGAGCCGCAGCAGCAACACGCCGCGCAGATTTCTTCGCAGGTGAAAGGCGAGCCACAGCGCCAGGCCGGAAGCGCCGATGGCCACCACGCAGGAGACCGCCACCAGCAGCGCATCCCAGCGAATCGCAGGCGAAATCAACAGCGCACGCATGCCGATATAGTGCATACCGATGATGCTACCGCCGAGGGTCAGCGTGCCCGCCAGCCAGCGTCGCAGGGTCAGCACGGCGCGGCTGGCGGCGAACCACAGCGCGGTGGCGGAGCCGACTATCGCCAGCAGCAGTGAACCGAGGGTTAAGGGGATGTCATAACGGGTGGTCAGCGGCATCATCATCGCCAGCATGCCAATAAAGTGCATCGCCCAGATGCCGATGCCCATCGCCGCGCCGCCACCCGGCAACCAGAGCAGCGCGCGACGCCCACGTACCGCTGCCATGCGGCCTGCAATATCAAGCGCGGTGAACGAGGCGATAAACGCGACGATCAGAGACACCGTTACCAGGATCCCATCCCAGTTAACCATCAGCATCGTACCACTCCTTTCCATCATGCCTGTCCGCAGCTCGCGATCGTGACGTTGCCCTAAATATGCTGCCTGTTATCGGCATCTGGTACGCAATATTTACCGCACGCCCTCAGCGAGCCGTGAAATATTGTTACGCAGGGGTACTTTCTGCGAGGTCAAAAAAAACAGCATGCCGAAAAGCGGTCCGTTATCACGACGTTACGCCTGTTCTGCCGTTACGCATAGCACTCTGCGTCACAGAAAAAAGCTGATAAAACAGGGAGTCATCACAATACTTAAGAGAAATTACCCTTTGCCATTTACCCGAAGGGTTCGCTTGTTCTATAGTTAGGAAAATTTATATAAAAACATTTAGTCACATCTCGGAACTTTCTTACAAAATAAGCGAGTTAGCGTCACGAGATGAGCGCAGCGGTTATTTAAGATTTTATTTAATGCGTTACCCATCAGGTGAAAAAGCAGAGCTTGTTTTTAATTCGTAAGGAATGATTATGAAAAAGACGCTTTTTCTTCTGGCCTGTGGCCTGAGTACCGTTGTTTCACCTCTGTCGATGGCGGCGACCACCAACGGCTCCTTTAACGCCACGCTGACGCTGACCACCGGCTGCGTGATCAACGGTGTGCCTAATGCCCCTAACGGCGTGAACTTCGGCACCTTAGACTTCGGCAGCAGCGCCGCGACCTTTACCTCGCTCGATGCCACCTTGCAGGGCTCGCAAGGCGCAGGCATTAACGTGCTGTGCACCACCAATCAACCCTTTAACGTGCGTATTACCAGCAGCAACGAAGCGCCTGGCACCGTATTTGGTACGGTCACCGGTCAGCCACGTTATCTGGTGTTAGGTGCCGATCCTACGCAGGGCATCGCCTACACGCTGTATAACGACGCAGCGCGTGCGACCCCTGTTGCCAATAACACCGATCTGGTCGCGGTGGGCACGCCCAGCCCCACGTTGGGCCAGAACTTCCCCATTTATGGCCGGGTAACCGGCGGCAACAACAGCTCGGCGGTCCCGGCAGGCACCTATACCGATACCATTAACGTTGCTGTGAATTACTGATCGGCGTAGCCGGAATTCAACGATGCCGGGGATGTGGCACCGTCAACTCGCTGCGCCTGCTCTCCTGCTGCTCATGGCTGGACAGGTGCAGGCGCTGCCGACCCAGACGTTTCAGGTCTCGGCGTCGGTGGTGGCGGGCTGTGTAATTTCAGGCATCAATACCGGCGTGTTCGGCACGCTGGATTTTGGCACCCAGTCGGGCGTGTCGCGGCAGAACGTCAGCGCCAGCTTTGTGCAGAGCACCTCGATTAATCTGGCCTGCACGCCCGGCACCAGCCTGAACATGAGCATCAACGGCGGCAGCAATTTTGGCACCTCGCGCAACCTGAAGCTGGCTAATTTCAGTAATACCATCGCTTATCAGCTGTTCAGCAACGCCAGCCGCACCCAGGCCATTCCGGTGAATCAGAACGTCACGCTGAGCTATGCCAACGCTAATAACATTACGTTGCCGATTTATGGCCAGCTGCAGCTACCCGGACCGACGCGCGCTGGCACCTACACCGATACCCTGACCGTCACCCTGAGCTGGTAACGGGCGAATGAAAAGAAAGGAACCGATCATGAACTGGCTTCGTCCCCTTGCGCTCTCCCTGGCCGTGCTGGCTGCGCCGCTGCTGCATGCGGCAAACTCGGTGATGATCTGGCCGATCGATCCGAAAATTCACAGCGAGGATAAAGCCAGCGAACTCTGGCTGGAGAACCGCGGTAACGCCACCACGCTGATGCAGGTGCGCATCTTTCAGTGGCAGCAGATTAATGGTCAGGAGCAGTATCAAACTCAGCAGCAGGTAGTGGCCAGCCCGCCGCTGGTGCGCATCGAACCCGGCCAGAAACAGCTGGTGCGCCTGATCAAACAGACGCCGCCGTCCGCCAATACCGAAGCCGCCTATCGCGTGGTGCTGGATGAGATCCCGACGCCACAGAAACCCGGCGAGAACCAGGCCGGACTGACCTTCCAGATGCGTTATTCGGTGCCGCTGTTTGTTTACGGCAATGGCCTGACGCCCGACGGCGTTAAGCCGCAGCTGAGCTGGCAGCTGGTTAACGACGGGGGCAAACGCTTTATTGAGATCGCCAATAGTGGCAACGGCCACGCCCGTATCAGCAAGGCGCAGCTGGATGGTCGCACGCTGTCCGACGGCCTGCTGGGCTACGTGCTGGCCCGCTCCAGCAACCGTTTTCCGGTTAATGCGGCGAGCGGCAGTGAGCTGCAGGCGCAGGTGAATGACAGCAGCTGGCGCAGCCGCGGCTCGCGCTAGCTATGCTGCTTCACCGTTGCGCCTGGGCCGTGCTCCTTGCGCTGTGCGCCGTTGATGCCACGGCAGAGACCTTTTCGACGCTGCCGCCACCGCCTTCTCTGTCGCCAGCACCACAGGGCGATCGGCAGCAATATATGCTCGGTCTGGTGGTGAATCAGCGCGATCGTGGCGACATCGTGCCGGTGACCTTCCAAAACGGGCACTATCTGCTGCGCGCCAGCGATTTGCAAAACGCCGGGATTCCGGCGGAGAAGCTGCCAGCGGGCGAGGTGGATCTCGCCACGCTGCCCGAGGTGCAGGCGGAATACAACAGCCAGCGCCAGCTGCTGTTGCTCACCGTGCCACCCGGCTGGCTGCCCGCGCAGACCTTTACCGGTGACGATCGCGGCCCACGTTATCCGGGCCAGGTCAGCAATGGTCTGTTGCTGAACTATGATGCCTACGCCAGCCGTGTCGAACGCGGCAGTTCACGGCTGGCGCTGCTCAGTGAGCTGCGGCTGTTTGGCCCGGCGGGACAGTTTTCCAGCAACGGTGTTTATCAGCAGACGCTGTCCGGCAGCAGTGCGGCGCAGGAGGATGGCTATATCCGCTACGACACGTTTTGGGCCAACGAGGATGAGAACCGCGCGCTGAGCTGGCGCGTTGGCGATCTGATCAGCGACAGCCTCGCCTGGAGCAGCAGCGTACGGCTGGGCGGCGTATCCCTTGGCCGCGACTTCAGCGTGCGCCCCGATCTGGTGACCTATCCGCTGCCCGCCTTTGCCGGTCAGGCGGCCGTGCCCTCCACCGTCGATCTGTTCGTTAACGGCTATCGCACCAGCCGCAACGACGTACAACCTGGCCCCTGGTCGCTGACCAACCTGCCGTTTGTTAACGGCGCGGGCGATGCGGTGATTGTCACTACCGATGCGGTGGGTCGCCAGATCACCACCACGCTGCCCTTTTATGTCACCAGCGATCTGCTGAAGCCTGGCCTTAGCGATTTCTCTTTTTCGGCGGGTGCGCAGCGGGAAAACTACGGCGTGAAAAACTTCGATTACGGCAGCGCCGCCGCCAGCGGCTCTTATCGCTACGGCGTGAGCGACTGGCTGACGCTGGAGACCCACGCCGAGGCAACGGAATCGCTGGTGATGGGCGGCGGCGGCGCGCAGTTCAAACTGGGCGCGTTTGGCGTGGTTAACGGCGCGCTGGCGCAGAGCCAGCTGGCCGGAGAACAGGGTACGCAATACAACTGGGGCTATCAGTACAATCGCGACGGCTTCAGCATCGGCACTCAGCATACCGTGCGCACGGCGCAGTTCGGCAATCTGGCGCTGGTAGGCAACCGCAGCGGCGACACCGGCGACGGCAACATTCTCTACGCGCTGAGCCGCCGCAGCGCGCAGTACAACGCCAGCCTGGCGCTGAATCAGTTTGGCAGTATCGGCGCGGCTTACATTGAGATCGACAGCGGCGATGGCCAGCAAACCCGGCTGCTTAACCTGTCGTGGAGCAAAAACCTGTGGGGCAACAGCAGTGTTTACGTTTCCGCCAGCCACGATCGCGAGCAGTCAGGCTGGAGCGGCGCCGTCTCGCTGGTGATTCCGTTTGGCAATGAGATCAGCAGTGCAGTGAGTCTTGAACGCGATCGCGAGGGCAACAACGCGCAACGCCTTTACGTCTCACGTGCCATGCCCAGCGACGGCGGGCTGTCGTGGGATGCCTCGTGGGCCAATCAGGCCAGCGGCGGCGATTACACTCAGGGTAGCCTGCGCTGGCGCGACCAACGCTTTGATAGCGCTGCCGGCTTCTACGGCGACGGTGACAGCAGCACGCAGTGGGCCGATTTCAGCGGCTCGCTGGTGATGATGGATAACCGGGTGTTCGCCGCCAATCAGGTCAACGACGCTTTTGTGCTGGTGAAAACTGGCTATCCCGACGTCACGGTGCGCTATGAGAATCAGCCGATGGGCCGCACGGACAAAGAGGGTTATCTGCTGGTGCCGTCGATCAACAGCTGGTATCCGGCGAAGTACGATCTCGATACGCTCGACCTGCCCGCCGATGTCACCACGCCCAGGGTGCAGCAGCGTTTTGCAGTGAAGCGCCAGAGTGGCTTTTTACTGAATTTCCCGGTGGAACCGCTGCGCGCCGCCAGCGTGATTGTGCAGGATCAGCATCAGCAGCCGGTGCCGGTTTCCAGCGTGGTGACGCGCGCCGGGCAGGCGGCGGAATATGTCGGCTGGGATGGTCTGGTGTGGATGGAGAATTTACAGGCGGACAATCTTATTCATCTGCAAACGCCGGATGGCCGCACGTGCGATACCCGACTGACGCTGCCTGGCGGTCGGCCGCAGGCGCTGAAAACCTATGGCCCGCTCACCTGCTCGCTGCCGGATCTGCCCACGGGCGCCGCGCCGGTTAGCGATGCCGCTAATTCGACCTCAGGACTGTTGCCATGATCAAAATGCTGCTGCTTGTGCTGCTGCTGTTTTCCACTGCCGGACAGGCCGCCTGTACGCTACCCGCCGCCACCGCCAGCTTCGGCTCGCTGACCTCGTTTGCGGTGAACAGCACCGCCAGCACTACCTCCAGCAGCGCCAACGTTAACTGTGGCTCCGGCTCCACGCTGTCGCTGCTGGGCAATAACAACATTACGTTGCAGCTGACCAGCGCCACGGTGACCGCCAATACGCGCGGCGTGCTGAAACGCAGCGGTGATACCGGCACGGATAATATTCCGCTTCAGCTCTGTACCGATTCGGCCTGCACCAGTGAACTGCGCGTGGGCGGCACACCTTACACCTACAATCAGGCGCAGCTGCTGAACCTGATTGGCCTGCTCGGCGGGCTTAACTTCAGCCTGCCGCTCTATCTGCGCACCGTGCCCGGCCAGACGGTGGCGGCGGGCACCTATACCGTGACGCTTAATCTGGCGGTGACTTACAATATCTGCACCAGCCTGAATGTGGGCCGGTTATGCCTGACGCCGCAAACTGGCAGCGGCGTGATCCCGTTGACCACCACGCTGATCGTCACCAACGACTGCACCACCATCACCGCGCCCAATATCAGCTTTGGCAGCGCGCCGCTGGTGAGCAGCTTTCCCAGCGTGTCGCAAACTATCAACGTCATCTGCACCAAAGGCAGCGTTTATACGGTGGGATTAAGCAACGGCAATTATGCGTCAGGCAGCGTGCGTAACATGGCAAGCAACGCTAACCGGCTGAGCTATGAGATTTATAAAGGCACCAGCAGCAACCGCTGGGGGCCGAGCGGCAGCGAACGTCAGGCCAGCAGCGCCGCGGCGTCAGTCAGTGCTGATGGCCTGACGCGCGGCTTTGCCTACCGCGCGCAGGTGCTGACTAACCAGAACACGCCGCCTGCGGGCAACTACAGCGACAGCGTGGTGGTAGATATTGCGTTTTAATCAGAGCGCTTCGGCGGGCTTTCCCTGATGCGCGTAACGATACCGTTTTACCAGCTTGCCGATACAGAGTGTGCCAATCAGGCCGCACACGGCGGCAAAGGTTAGCCAGACACCGGGCATCGCTTTATCGCCGGTGGCGTGAATCAGGTAGCTGGAGATAGCTGGCGTAAAACCGCCAAACAGCGCGGTTGCCAGGCTGTAGGCCAGCGAAAAGCCCGAGGCGCGCACTTCCGCCGGCATGATTTCCGCCAGATAGACCACCATCGCCCCGTTGTAGCTGGCATAAAGAAACGACAGCCACAGCTCCGCTTCCAACAGGTGATTAAAGGAGGGCGATCCCACCAGCCAGTGCAGCACTGGCCAGGCGGTGACGATCATCAACAGAGTAAACAGGATCAGCAGTGGACGACGACCCACGCGATCGGAAAGCGCGCCCATCAACGGCAGCCAGAACAGGTTGGAAATGCCGACAAACAGCGTGACCAGAAAACTCTGTTTATCGTTCATCATCAGCACGGTTTTACCGAAGGTCGGCGTGAAAGCGGTGATCATGTAGAACATGACCGTGGTGGTGACCACCATCAGCATACCCGCCAGCACCAGCGCCCAGTTGCTGGCCACGGAGCGCATGATGTCGCGCATCGCCGGATGATGTTTACGCTGTTTGAACTCGTCGGTCTCTTCCATCATGCGACGGATCCAGAACAGGAACGGCACGATCATGCAGCCCACCACAAACGGGATACGCCAGCCCCATTCGGTAACCGCCTCTTTCGCCAGCAGATGATTCAGCGCCAGCCCCAACAGCGCCGCGAAGATCACCGCAACCTGTTGACTGCCTGACTGCCAGCTGACGTAGAAGCCTTTGCGCCCTTTTGGCGCCACTTCCGCCAGATAGACTGAGACGCCCCCCAGTTCCACGCCTGCCGAGAAGCCCTGCAGTAAACGCCCCAACAGAATAAGGATTGGCGCTGCCATGCCCAGTGTCGCGTAGCCCGGCACCAGCGCAATGGTCAGCGTGCCGATCGCCATCAATCCCAGCGTCAGCAGCAGCCCTTTGCGACGACCATGATGGTCGATGTAGGCACCCAGAATAATCGCGCCCAGCGGACGCATCAGGAAACCCGCGCCGAAAGTCATCAGCGTCAGCATCAACGACGCGAAGGGATCGTCACCGGGAAAGAAGGTTTTTGCTATGGCGGTGGCGTAGTAGCCAAATACCATAAAGTCGTACATTTCCAGAAAGTTACCGCTGGTTACGCTGAGTATCTTGCGCGCACCGCCCTGCCGCGGCGCACTGATTGCATTGCTCATTACTGCTTCCTTTATCGCTATTTTTTTCTCTTTTAGCGTGGCGGCGCGGAATTTAATGTGATGGCGATCACTATGAACCATTAGCAGGCAAACAATAGCGTAACAAATGATTAACATGGGGAGGAGGCCCGGAAACGGGGGATTTGCCCGGAAGCGGGCGGCTTTTGTCTTGCAGACGGCTATTAAGGTCAAGGTCTTGAGGTCAAGGTCTTAAGGTCAACGGCCATTTCGTTCTGCCTGGCTGGCGGCTTTAAGGTCAACGTCTTTAAGGTCAACGGCCATTTCGTTCTGCCCTTCGGGCCGCCCGAGCAGGGGCGGCATGCGCCCCGCCCCTGCACCCCGGCTATCCGGCAAACACAACCGCCCGCCGCAGGCGGGTACCTTCGTCGGTTCACATTTCTTCACGGACCGCTCGCGATTCGCTCCAAGCTCAGCGCTCCCTTGTCCCGCCATCCATGGCGGGACATCCTAAAATGTTCACCTCCTCAGCGGTGGTGATGCCTCCTCAAGGTCAACCCCCAGGTCAAAATCCAAAAGACTAAGACCGGAATTCAAAGTAAAACCCAAACCCAAACCCAAACCCAAACCCAAACCCACAACCCACAACCCACAACCCACAACCCACAACCCACAACCCACAACCCACAACCCACAACCCACAACCCACAACCCACAACCCACAACCTACAACTCACAACCTACAACTCACAACTCACAACCCACAACCCACAACCCACAACCCACAACCCAAAAACCTGAAATCTGAAATCTGAAACCTGAAGCTAAAAAATTGAAGCGTTTTTGCCTTTTATTTAAGCTTTTGTTCTTAATTACTTTGGTTTTGACCTGGGTTTTGACCTTTAGAGGCATCACAAACGCCGAGGGAAAAGCGTTTTCCAGGGCGAGCCGCAGGGATGCGGCGAGAGGGCGCGCTGAGCCGGGAGCGAATCGCGTCCGGTCCGTCAGGAAAACGCTTTTGCTGAGGGAACCCGCCTTTGGCGGGCGATTGTGTTTGCCGGATAGCGCGGGTGCAGGGCCGGGGCGACTGCCGGCCCTGCTCGGGCTGCCTTCAGGCAGAACGAAATGGCCTTTGACCTGGCCTTTAAACAGCCTGCCTGCCAGGCAGAACGAAATAGCCGTTGACCTGGCCTTTAAGCAGCCTGCCTGCAAGGCAGAACGACATGGCCGTTGACCTGGCCTTTAAGCGGCCTGCCTTCAGGCAGAACGAAATGGCCTTTGACCTTGACCTTAAGAGCCGCCAGCAAGGCAGAACGACATGGCCGTTGACCTGGCCTTTAAGCGGCCTGCCTGCAAGGCAGAACGAAATGGCCTTTGACCTTGACCTTAAGAGCCGCCAGCCAGGCAGAACGACATGGCCGTTGACCTTGACCTTAAGAGCCGCCAGCCAGGCAGAATGAAATGGCCTTTGACCTTGACCTTAAGAAGCCGCCTGCAAGGCTAAAAGCCGCCCGCTTCCGGGCAAATCCCCGCGGAATTTCTTCCGCGATCCCTCCTTCTTCTGTGCTACATCAATGAACCGGCATTTAGCGTAAAAACCACTACATCCAGGCATAAAATATTCATTACCCTCTACATATTGATATTTTTTGAGGGAACAACATGATCAGCGTGGTAATTAAACGCGACGGCTGCCGGGTGCCTTTTGATGCGCAGCGCATTGTGCAGGCGGTGAATGCGGCGGCGCAGGCGGCGGCGGTGAATGACAACGACTATGCACAGCAGGTGGCAGCAGAGGTAGCGGCGACGGTTACGCAACAGGCTGAAGTCGATATCCATGAGATTCAACGGGCGGTGGAAAATGCGCTGATGAGCGGCCCTTATCCCCAGCTGGCGCGCTGCTACATCGAATACCGCCACGACCGGGATCGCGCGCGCGAACAGCGCAGTAAGCTGAGCCAGGCGATTCGTGGGCTGGTGGAACAGAGCGATCCGGCGCTGCTCAACGAAAACGCCAACAAAGACAGCAAGGTGATTCCTACCCAGCGTGATCTGCTGGCGGGCATCGTCGCCAAACATTATGCGCAACAGCATTTGCTGCCGCCGTCGATCGTGGCCGCTCATCAGCGCGGCGAAATTCATTATCACGATCTCGACTATTCGCCCTTCTTTCCGATGTTTAACTGCATGCTGATCGATCTGAAAGGCATGCTCACGCAGGGCTTCAGGATGGGCAACGCGGATATCGCGCCGCCAAAATCAATCGCCACCGCCACGGCGGTGACCGCGCAGATTATCGCGCAGGTCGCCAGCCATATTTATGGCGGCACGACGCTGAATCGCATCGATGAAGTGCTGGCGCCCTATGTCGACATCAGCCTGCAAAAACATCGTCTGACCGCAGAACAATGGCAGGTCGCGGACGTCGAAGGCTACGCGCGCGCCTGCACCGAAAAAGAGTGTTATGACGCGTTCCAGTCGCTGGAATATGAGGTCAATACGCTGCATACCGCCAACGGCCAGACGCCGTTTGTCACCTTCGGCTTCGGTCTCGGCACCAGCTGGGCGGCACGGCTGGTTCAGCAGTCAATCCTGAAAAATCGTCTGGCCGGACTGGGCAGTAATCACAAAACGGCGGTATTTCCGAAGCTGGTGTTTGCCCTGCGCGACGGCGTTAATCTGCGTCCGCAGGATGCTAATTACGACATCAAACAGCTGGCGTTGCAGTGTGCCAGCAGGCGCATGTATCCCGATATTCTTAACTACGATCAGGTGGTTAAGGTCACCGGTTCTTTTAAAACGCCAATGGGCTGCCGCAGCTTTCTGGGCGTGTTTGAGCAGGATGGCGAGCTGGTGCACGATGGCCGTAATAATATCGGCGTGGTGAGCCTGAATCTGCCGCGTATTGCCCTTGAGGCCGCGGGCGATGAGGCGCGCTTCTGGCAGGTGCTTGATGTTCGCTTGCAGGTGGCCAAACAGGCGCTGCTGACGCGCATTGCCCGGCTGGAAAACACCAAGGCGCGGGTAGCGCCAATTCTGTATATGTCCGGCGCCTGTGGCGTGAGATT
The sequence above is drawn from the Duffyella gerundensis genome and encodes:
- a CDS encoding putative bifunctional diguanylate cyclase/phosphodiesterase, which encodes MLMVNWDGILVTVSLIVAFIASFTALDIAGRMAAVRGRRALLWLPGGGAAMGIGIWAMHFIGMLAMMMPLTTRYDIPLTLGSLLLAIVGSATALWFAASRAVLTLRRWLAGTLTLGGSIIGMHYIGMRALLISPAIRWDALLVAVSCVVAIGASGLALWLAFHLRRNLRGVLLLRLGAALVMGIAVAGMHYIGMAAAHFSTHSMIDHQGFSAQGLAVWVTIITLSILGLTLLASMLDAQLQAAKLAYRLTRANRELKQLAMRDGLTGLPNRIMLEQQLDRSLRRASREDHPLALMFMDLDGFKAVNDAWGHHIGDRLLRAVAERLNDNLPETAMLARLGGDEFVVMLNEANRAQAGQVAGTLVKAIDAPFDLARYQLRVSLSVGIALFPEHGRTRKILMLNADAAMYHTKQSGRNGWHFFEPAMHTLTQHQLQLATDLWAALDRQELRLFYQPQFSTGNQQPLGFEALLRWQHPTRGLLTPEKFLARAEKTGLIVSIGNWVINEACRQLRQWHTGGHPEWSVAVNLSALQFQQHDLLNTVRDALARHQLPAGSLTLEIAESVTMRDPAFSQQIIAALASLGVRIAIDNFGIGYANLLQLKHLAASELKIDRNFINSLRADSEDATVVRAMLTMAHGLNLDMVAEGVETAEQQQLLTRLGFTTLQGYLLGKPLPAERVAQAIASPP
- a CDS encoding spore coat U domain-containing protein → MKKTLFLLACGLSTVVSPLSMAATTNGSFNATLTLTTGCVINGVPNAPNGVNFGTLDFGSSAATFTSLDATLQGSQGAGINVLCTTNQPFNVRITSSNEAPGTVFGTVTGQPRYLVLGADPTQGIAYTLYNDAARATPVANNTDLVAVGTPSPTLGQNFPIYGRVTGGNNSSAVPAGTYTDTINVAVNY
- a CDS encoding spore coat U domain-containing protein; translation: MWHRQLAAPALLLLMAGQVQALPTQTFQVSASVVAGCVISGINTGVFGTLDFGTQSGVSRQNVSASFVQSTSINLACTPGTSLNMSINGGSNFGTSRNLKLANFSNTIAYQLFSNASRTQAIPVNQNVTLSYANANNITLPIYGQLQLPGPTRAGTYTDTLTVTLSW
- a CDS encoding molecular chaperone, producing MNWLRPLALSLAVLAAPLLHAANSVMIWPIDPKIHSEDKASELWLENRGNATTLMQVRIFQWQQINGQEQYQTQQQVVASPPLVRIEPGQKQLVRLIKQTPPSANTEAAYRVVLDEIPTPQKPGENQAGLTFQMRYSVPLFVYGNGLTPDGVKPQLSWQLVNDGGKRFIEIANSGNGHARISKAQLDGRTLSDGLLGYVLARSSNRFPVNAASGSELQAQVNDSSWRSRGSR
- a CDS encoding fimbria/pilus outer membrane usher protein gives rise to the protein MLLHRCAWAVLLALCAVDATAETFSTLPPPPSLSPAPQGDRQQYMLGLVVNQRDRGDIVPVTFQNGHYLLRASDLQNAGIPAEKLPAGEVDLATLPEVQAEYNSQRQLLLLTVPPGWLPAQTFTGDDRGPRYPGQVSNGLLLNYDAYASRVERGSSRLALLSELRLFGPAGQFSSNGVYQQTLSGSSAAQEDGYIRYDTFWANEDENRALSWRVGDLISDSLAWSSSVRLGGVSLGRDFSVRPDLVTYPLPAFAGQAAVPSTVDLFVNGYRTSRNDVQPGPWSLTNLPFVNGAGDAVIVTTDAVGRQITTTLPFYVTSDLLKPGLSDFSFSAGAQRENYGVKNFDYGSAAASGSYRYGVSDWLTLETHAEATESLVMGGGGAQFKLGAFGVVNGALAQSQLAGEQGTQYNWGYQYNRDGFSIGTQHTVRTAQFGNLALVGNRSGDTGDGNILYALSRRSAQYNASLALNQFGSIGAAYIEIDSGDGQQTRLLNLSWSKNLWGNSSVYVSASHDREQSGWSGAVSLVIPFGNEISSAVSLERDREGNNAQRLYVSRAMPSDGGLSWDASWANQASGGDYTQGSLRWRDQRFDSAAGFYGDGDSSTQWADFSGSLVMMDNRVFAANQVNDAFVLVKTGYPDVTVRYENQPMGRTDKEGYLLVPSINSWYPAKYDLDTLDLPADVTTPRVQQRFAVKRQSGFLLNFPVEPLRAASVIVQDQHQQPVPVSSVVTRAGQAAEYVGWDGLVWMENLQADNLIHLQTPDGRTCDTRLTLPGGRPQALKTYGPLTCSLPDLPTGAAPVSDAANSTSGLLP
- a CDS encoding spore coat U domain-containing protein, which codes for MIKMLLLVLLLFSTAGQAACTLPAATASFGSLTSFAVNSTASTTSSSANVNCGSGSTLSLLGNNNITLQLTSATVTANTRGVLKRSGDTGTDNIPLQLCTDSACTSELRVGGTPYTYNQAQLLNLIGLLGGLNFSLPLYLRTVPGQTVAAGTYTVTLNLAVTYNICTSLNVGRLCLTPQTGSGVIPLTTTLIVTNDCTTITAPNISFGSAPLVSSFPSVSQTINVICTKGSVYTVGLSNGNYASGSVRNMASNANRLSYEIYKGTSSNRWGPSGSERQASSAAASVSADGLTRGFAYRAQVLTNQNTPPAGNYSDSVVVDIAF
- a CDS encoding MFS transporter — translated: MSNAISAPRQGGARKILSVTSGNFLEMYDFMVFGYYATAIAKTFFPGDDPFASLMLTLMTFGAGFLMRPLGAIILGAYIDHHGRRKGLLLTLGLMAIGTLTIALVPGYATLGMAAPILILLGRLLQGFSAGVELGGVSVYLAEVAPKGRKGFYVSWQSGSQQVAVIFAALLGLALNHLLAKEAVTEWGWRIPFVVGCMIVPFLFWIRRMMEETDEFKQRKHHPAMRDIMRSVASNWALVLAGMLMVVTTTVMFYMITAFTPTFGKTVLMMNDKQSFLVTLFVGISNLFWLPLMGALSDRVGRRPLLILFTLLMIVTAWPVLHWLVGSPSFNHLLEAELWLSFLYASYNGAMVVYLAEIMPAEVRASGFSLAYSLATALFGGFTPAISSYLIHATGDKAMPGVWLTFAAVCGLIGTLCIGKLVKRYRYAHQGKPAEAL
- the nrdD gene encoding anaerobic ribonucleoside-triphosphate reductase, with amino-acid sequence MISVVIKRDGCRVPFDAQRIVQAVNAAAQAAAVNDNDYAQQVAAEVAATVTQQAEVDIHEIQRAVENALMSGPYPQLARCYIEYRHDRDRAREQRSKLSQAIRGLVEQSDPALLNENANKDSKVIPTQRDLLAGIVAKHYAQQHLLPPSIVAAHQRGEIHYHDLDYSPFFPMFNCMLIDLKGMLTQGFRMGNADIAPPKSIATATAVTAQIIAQVASHIYGGTTLNRIDEVLAPYVDISLQKHRLTAEQWQVADVEGYARACTEKECYDAFQSLEYEVNTLHTANGQTPFVTFGFGLGTSWAARLVQQSILKNRLAGLGSNHKTAVFPKLVFALRDGVNLRPQDANYDIKQLALQCASRRMYPDILNYDQVVKVTGSFKTPMGCRSFLGVFEQDGELVHDGRNNIGVVSLNLPRIALEAAGDEARFWQVLDVRLQVAKQALLTRIARLENTKARVAPILYMSGACGVRLQPDDDIAEIFKHGRASISLGYIGLHETINALSGGKHHLYDDAALRAKAVAIVSRLREAVDAWKAETGYGFSLYSTPSENLCDRFCRLDAAEFGVVPGVTDKGYYTNSFHLDVEKRVNPYDKIDFEAAYPPIANGGFICYGEYPNLRHNLKALEDVWDYSYSRVPYYGTNTPVDECYLCGFSGEFTCTSKGFTCPQCGNHDAAKVSVIRRVCGYLGSPDARPFNAGKQEEVRRRVKHL